A window of Methanobacterium formicicum contains these coding sequences:
- a CDS encoding DUF3320 domain-containing protein, whose protein sequence is KRLLATIEELLQEERADEVIPPVEVETVLTEEVSSDLAEEIDSQLEEGVPETDSLSPTNEITDLNPVESEKSVTTSDQQDEEKPTSSSADFPELEEVLELQKETSTPENEDTSEGGLSEYMVCEDTGVPVSGEFHNQPVGDIARAAMKVVEVEGPIHYDELVKRIRTFWGLSRAGRRVKSVMKEAITLGVMDGQIIQKGEFLYYKDAPVVVRRRTGNPPAKMDLISPEEIAGAVRIILESQYATQKDELIKEVSRLFGAKVTRGPAINRIKGVIEDMIQKGEIEERPDGMVDFIREEMIQN, encoded by the coding sequence AAAAACGGCTCCTGGCCACTATAGAAGAACTACTCCAGGAAGAACGTGCGGATGAAGTTATACCCCCAGTGGAAGTTGAAACCGTCCTAACAGAAGAGGTAAGTTCTGATTTGGCCGAGGAAATAGACTCTCAATTAGAAGAAGGTGTACCTGAAACAGACAGTTTATCACCTACAAATGAAATTACGGATCTTAACCCGGTAGAAAGTGAAAAAAGTGTTACAACTTCCGACCAGCAAGATGAAGAGAAACCAACTAGTTCTTCAGCTGACTTCCCTGAACTGGAAGAGGTATTAGAGCTTCAAAAAGAAACTTCCACTCCCGAAAATGAAGATACCTCTGAGGGAGGTTTATCAGAATACATGGTATGTGAAGATACCGGTGTTCCTGTATCTGGAGAGTTCCATAACCAGCCGGTGGGAGATATTGCCCGGGCAGCAATGAAGGTAGTGGAAGTAGAGGGTCCCATACACTACGATGAACTGGTAAAAAGGATAAGGACATTCTGGGGACTTAGCCGAGCAGGAAGACGTGTTAAGTCAGTTATGAAAGAAGCTATCACCCTGGGAGTGATGGACGGCCAGATAATCCAGAAAGGGGAATTTTTATATTATAAAGATGCCCCGGTAGTGGTTCGCCGGAGAACTGGTAACCCTCCTGCCAAGATGGACCTTATAAGCCCTGAGGAAATCGCAGGGGCCGTGAGGATCATCCTGGAGTCACAGTACGCCACCCAGAAAGATGAACTGATCAAGGAAGTTTCAAGACTTTTCGGTGCCAAAGTAACCCGTGGGCCAGCTATAAACAGAATAAAGGGAGTTATCGAGGATATGATCCAGAAGGGTGAAATAGAAGAGCGACCAGATGGGATGGTGGATTTCATCCGGGAAGAAATGATACAAAATTGA
- a CDS encoding ABC transporter ATP-binding protein has protein sequence MVLSVNKVEFSYGNVPVLRDVNFEVQKGDFISILGVNGSGKSTLMKCINRILSFKDGIILVEDRDLKEMKNIEIAQKIGYVPQNSETGYITVFDAVLLGRKPYIKWDVSRGDIELTEKVLKVMGLEDYSLRYINELSGGELQKVVIARALVQEPQILLLDEPTSDLDLKNQLEVMKIIKDVSSTRKIASVVVMHDINLALRYSDKFIILKDGQVFTTGGKEVITPEIIKETYGVDVHVTNYEGIPVVIPKRDGD, from the coding sequence ATGGTTCTATCGGTGAATAAAGTTGAATTCTCCTATGGTAATGTACCGGTATTGCGTGATGTGAATTTCGAGGTTCAAAAGGGGGATTTCATCTCCATACTGGGGGTTAATGGGTCGGGTAAATCCACCCTGATGAAGTGCATCAACCGAATACTCTCCTTTAAAGATGGAATTATCTTGGTGGAAGATCGTGACCTAAAGGAGATGAAAAACATAGAAATTGCACAAAAAATTGGATATGTCCCCCAAAATTCAGAAACCGGGTATATAACAGTTTTTGATGCTGTGCTGCTCGGTAGGAAGCCTTACATAAAATGGGATGTAAGCCGGGGGGATATAGAACTAACTGAAAAGGTATTGAAGGTAATGGGCCTGGAAGACTACTCCCTTAGATACATTAACGAGTTAAGTGGAGGGGAACTGCAAAAAGTCGTCATAGCCCGGGCGCTGGTTCAGGAACCCCAAATCTTACTCCTTGACGAGCCAACCAGTGACCTTGATTTAAAGAATCAGTTAGAAGTAATGAAGATCATCAAAGACGTCTCATCTACCCGGAAAATTGCCTCAGTGGTGGTAATGCACGATATAAACCTGGCCCTCCGGTACTCGGATAAGTTCATAATACTGAAGGATGGACAGGTATTTACCACTGGAGGGAAGGAGGTTATCACCCCGGAGATAATAAAGGAAACCTACGGGGTGGATGTCCATGTCACCAATTATGAGGGTATTCCCGTGGTTATTCCTAAGCGTGATGGGGATTAA
- a CDS encoding rhodanese-like domain-containing protein, with the protein MSESDENEIEQIIRNISPEDALELLKDMQDDPDFIILDVRTPKEFESGHIEGALNIDFRDENFASKMDEGDKEKKYMICCGSGVRSSKALTVMQELGYVEVYNILGGIRMWKVSGFPLTEE; encoded by the coding sequence ATGTCAGAATCCGATGAAAATGAAATAGAACAGATTATTAGGAATATAAGTCCTGAAGACGCATTAGAATTACTTAAAGACATGCAGGATGATCCTGATTTTATCATACTGGATGTGCGAACCCCCAAAGAATTCGAAAGTGGTCATATTGAGGGTGCCCTTAACATAGATTTCCGGGATGAAAACTTTGCCTCCAAGATGGATGAGGGGGACAAGGAAAAAAAATACATGATCTGCTGTGGTTCCGGTGTCAGATCCTCCAAAGCCCTAACTGTCATGCAGGAATTGGGTTATGTTGAAGTTTACAACATCCTGGGCGGTATCCGGATGTGGAAGGTGAGCGGCTTTCCTTTAACTGAAGAATAG